The Nicotiana tabacum cultivar K326 chromosome 5, ASM71507v2, whole genome shotgun sequence sequence tttatttgtttttgctttttcCAGATTTTGTGTGTTAAGAGCCGGCATGGgcttaaagaaattaattttagAAATTTCTTTCATATATCTTGTTTAAAGTCAAGGGAGGGAATTAGATACAATGGCAAAAGTTGCTTCAAAGAGTACATAGTTTGTCCAATAATTGCAAACCTAAGACAAAACTTAAGCACATAATTTGCTTTAGTTTAATTTAGGTATAGAAGCAACTCATGAGCTAAAATAATATTGTCTGACTTTGACATAGCTACTTGCTTTTATTTTAGCTGCTGAGGGCTCAAAATCACCCTTTGAAATGATAATCTTTTATTCTTAAACCAAATTTCCTCTAGCCAGTTCTATTATTAAAGAAGAGGTGTTATTTAGTCAACGTTAAGTTCTCTCTTTAATTGAAAAAAGAACTTTAAGAATGATCTACCTTACTAACTGCCTATATGATTGATTGGCAGCATTTTGAGAGGTCCtttgaaaaataatgaaattttAGAAAAAGGATTACTTACACCAAACCACCAACTGCATGCACtaaattaatttgaaaataatattttatctattttaaaCATTTCTTATACAGCATTTAGATTGGTTTACATACTTCTTGAGTTAATTTTTTAAACCACTTTTTAGGCatttattatttgttgtgatAAACTCGTATTGTGTTTGGTTTGGTGATAGCGCCAGAAATTATTTACATCTCACAGccaaaaaagtatataaaatttatataatttttgtatataacatacataatatatatatatatatatatatatatataaattttatatattttttcgactattatttttacagcggctatatcATTTTTCCGTTTGGTTTCTATTACTTTTTCAAGTTATTGCAACCTCGGCATAGAAatgaaaggggaaaaagaaataagaagcaaaaatatgGCCCATGCAGGTCTCGAACCTGCGACCTTCGCGTTATTAGCACGAcgctctaaccaactgagctaATGGGCCAGTTGTACatgaaatttatattatttaaatatatagCATAATACTGAAAAAAATTGAGATGCTTTAACAATGTGTATTTGACTATCAAGTTCCTAGCTTCCTTTTTCTTAAAATCAACAAATACTAATCAAATATTTAGCAATTGGAAATAAAATGTCCAAGTTCATGAGTTGTCTATAGCTTGTACATATTTTGCAATTGGTAAATAAAATTTGATAATCTATTTATCAACAGCAGAAAGATAATCAGACTACTTAAAAGCAAAAAAGAATTCATTCATCCAAAAAATATAAGGATTCACTCGCTGAAAACAACACAAtccaatttctttcaaaaacattACCACACAACTCTCAATTCACAATTGACTTATTTTAGGTAACAACAAAGATTCTAAATGAACAAAAATCACAATTACAATAAAAAATAACCAAATTATTGAAACATTTGATTTAATCAGCATCATTAATTGGCACTATTTAGTTCACCTTCCTGCAGTTTACCCTAATCTGACCTTTTCTCCCTGTCAATGGCTTGATATTACCCATCTTAATCATAGACTTAGCAAAATCTTTAGAGAAAGTCCTTAAGTTCTTACTATATTTTTTAACAAGATCATCAGTTTTTCCACCACTAAATAGTGCTTGATCAGAATGCAAAAGCCCTTTCTTGGACACCAAGTTACTAAAATATTTCGAGTCGAAAAGAGCTGGTGTAGGATCAAGAGAAGCAAGATTGGAATCACCTCCACTACGTGGACAATTTGCTTGGCGTTGCCTTGCAAAGGTAGAGTCAATGTTGTTAGTCTCATTGTATATGCGATTTCTGAAGGTGAAACACTGAGCAAACCCTAATGTATGGCCACCGGAGAGTGCGACGAGGTCTTCCTTATCCAATCCTTGTTTCTTGAAGTTGTTGATAAGGGCAGGTAAGTCCATAAATGGAGATGGAATATCATTGTTGGCTGTGGTTCTACTTGCTGTTGTGGAGTCTCTTCTTCCCAATTTCACTTCCCATGTTGGTCCATGTAGCTGTTCATGAAAAAAAGTTTCAGTTTAATTATATAACTAAAGGTTCATAACATTTGCAGCACACACATTTATATAGGTGTAACCAGATCTAGTATTTAAAGTTTATTAGTTCCTACAGGCTGTTACCAATTCAAGAATTTCGCGAAGGTTTTCAAAGTTTAATATATGTATAAAaagtaaattttatatattttttatatacccTATATAATTTTTCGATGAAGGGTGTTCAAGTAACCACCCTTCACTCTCTGTGGCTACACCACTGCCTATAGAGACCTTAAgttaatactccctccggtccacaataaatgaccattttaccttttattttggtccaaaataagtgtccatttacataatcaagaagaaattaattttatttttctaaaatttgcaCTTATTTACATATTTCAAAATgtcaaggtaacaattaattTATGTTAATTTAGTGAATACGTATTTTTTTCTCTGGAAATTCGTACTTTTGTAATAGGTGTGCCAAAAGTAAAATAATCAcgaccggagggagtatatagTAATAAGTAGATTCCAATAATATATTTATGGATATTTAGTATAGAAGGGAGTAATACGCACAGCAACTACGGAGTCACGAGCTGCAACTGCCAAGATGTCCGCACAAGATACAACCGGACGTCCacaaactttatcaacttcaGATTTGATTTTATCAATCACCTCAAATCCTCTAGCAGAATTGTTATTAGCACGAGCAGTCTTTTCACTGTCAATAGTAGCTGTTTGGTCAAGAAGAACCGAAGCATCACAGCCCTGCATTAACCAAAAGCAATGACTTCATTCCTAACTTCAAGATTTTGGGTTAAATACTCATATGCtttcaaaaatagaaatttgGATGAAATGGAAAACATTAAGTGCGAGAAAAATATAAGCTTACATTAACGAAACAATCATGAAAATGCAGACGTAGCAGAGAAGCACCCATTCGTCTCTCTTTCCGAATTGCATCCTCAACAACCCGTTTAATTGTTGGTAAAGCTTTAGGACAAACATCCTCGTAGAAATCATCGGACAAATCCGAAAACGCCATAACTGCTAAAGAAAACAAGATCAACACATGAAGAAAGAAGAAGCTACGTGAAaccattttataaaaattaattactaCTATAGTCTATGAAGTTCTACACTTCTATATTGTGATGTTATTGATTTTTTGTGATGAGAGTAGTAAAATGTGGCTATATTTATAGGTTAGAAAAATGTTGACTATTATAACACGACAATGGTTCTAGGTTTAGCAACTCTCACAAGAGATGAGCCAGACTTTGACTAGTTCTAAgaagacatttttttttaaaaaaataaaaaattatgttCTGGTCTTTGGTATCAATGCATGAATGAAAAGTTCAGACTTGgtaattttcaaatataatattcATGATAACTAAGACGAAAGCTGTATTTAGGTAACGTATAGATTAACATCATATCATTTTGACCTGGTAGATAATATGGAAGGTGCTGATTATGGAGAAATTATTACTAAAcgtttgaaattttatttttctagCTTCAGCAAAATATACATATATTCACGAAATTTGTAAGAACAATGATTCTAATTTCACTCTGACTTTTAATTTTTACGTGCTTTAATCATTTGTTCATACTCTTAAGACTGTAAAAGATGAAATAATAATGAATCAATTATAATCAGTGAAAAGATTagtttttagaaagaaaaaaaaactcaagAAAAATGACAATTTTATGCCCTAAagatttagagcccgtttggattggcttaaaaaatgACTGTTAAGCACAAGTGCTTAAAACACTTTTTAAGGCTGGAGCTTGTTTTATAAATAACTAGTTACATGTTTagataaaagtgctgaaactgaaaatattaaaatgactGAAATATCCTTAAAGCTGATAACATTAAAAATAAGCTTATTATTACAAGTTTTTAATGCTAAATTGATTCCTATACAAATTAATTTATGTCTAGTTGTCATTAAGTTCTCAATGATTAGAATGATAACGTATGAGGGATTAATCAAGGAGTTTTGCACATTAATTATATAAGCAACTACCAACTCCAATTTTGGAGAAAAAGTCAACTTGtccaaaacaagaaaaaaatatcGAGAAAAATCCTTCGAGTATCTATACTAACTTTGTCAACGCTATCTGCACATGCATataattaagttaattagttgCAATGGGGCCATGATTAACATTGGTTAATGACGCTAAACGTCTTAATTAGTTCTTTAAATAATATATGGAGTGTGGTGTACTTGCCAGCGTTCTATTTTATTAGTTCATTCATTATTTATAATATAAGGTACGTTAATTATATATTCAATAAGTATTAATCATATGGTCCCTCCCCATACCGCGTCTCACCGAAAAATCTTTTAAATTAAATACAGTGAAAAGGATACGTGATCAGTAGATAAACAACTACCTTTAAACAATAAGTTTTATAAAAAGGTTTTAATTATTAGCATGATTTTCTGTGAAGTGACATATATACTGGATAATGAGACTAATGAAAACTCTAGTAAATTGAACTTGGTTAGAATGTAACAACACGCAACAAGGGGAATCTTCTTAATTTAGAGAAATTGAAGTTGCATTAGAAGAAGTTATTGACAATTTAGGAGAGTATATTAGCTTCCTTAGAGGCTGTCTTGGGCTTGAGGTGTCTTACTTGTGGGTGAAATTAAAAGAGACTTTTTCCTTTCAATACCATACATGAAATCTTATTATAAAAAATGTACATAGTTTTATATTTACCCGCCATGTTCACAGTTTTTCTATAATTATTATACAATTCATTAAATACTAATTATTAGGAGCTGATTCCTTCCTAATTCCTTACCAATTTTTGCTTTTGACTGGTAAAGATTCCGTGCGCCATCGAATTGTCGTAGATGCCCTTCATCcctgttttattttttctttattgactttttgaAGCTGGAcattaaaggaaaagaaaagatacTGAACAATTACTTTATATTGACTTTATGAAACTGAACATTACaatcaacatctcagaacagttaACTTTATTTATATCTTCATCATTTGTAAAAGTAATTTAGAAAATCTACGAAATCATTAGTAATTTGCCAGATCATTAATACAGAAAATTAtccaaatatcatatatatagCCGACTTCTCTTTACATCTCTCTATTTCTCAATCgcaaatttcagtaatacaaagcaaatgaaaagagagcagcaattccactattgacagccattaaaaagcttgaaagctttgaattcaaatttggattttcaaaaatcattatttatttggattgggtgttgttgaaaataatcgggaatatggtttggagtttatatctcaatctTGAGgagttttggtgaagattagacttgattttgactgaatttcagattgaaactcgaagaagaagaagaagaagaagaagacatattgcagaaattgtagataaattgtagattatttgtattctgattgtagatgctttattttctgttttcacaataaaaaatggctaaaacttctacaaatcttctgaaaaatgcaattatgtcaaaaatcccaattatgctacaattgaatgggaattgggatataaaaattcaatgtacccagtttgtagatattttgtagataaattgtagattatttgtattctaattgtagatgctttgttttctgtttttacaaatcaaaaacaactaaaacttctacaaatatTCTGCAAAAAACGtaattatgtcgaaaatcccaATTAAACTATAATcgaaatgggaattgggatattaaaattcaatatacccaatttgtagatattttgtagatgaattgtagattatttgtattctgattgtagatacGTTGTTTTCAATTGTAGATgcatttttacattcctatgccacaaaggaatttttacattcttcAATTGTTGTTAAGAAGATGTAGTTGATACACTAATGTTGTGGTTCTTTTACTTTATGGCTTTGGACTAAAAGATAAACTGATAATTAATAATCCATAGTGGAAATATTAATatgtaattaaataaagaaacaaaCAAATATTTGTTTATCAAACTTAAattcaaattttacaaaattaatACTCTCCATCACATGGTTGTATGTAGCCCAATGGTACGACTAGAATATAAAAATGATTGTGATATCTGCTCTTCAATTTTCTACAAAATTTGAATTCTCGGTCCATGAAAAGGTGTACGTATTATATTACTTTGCATTCCTTTGTCATTgtcatttaaaaaaatttatgagCTGGACTCAATTAGGTGACATATTTTAATATGTTAACAAAAACTGCTCAAGGTAAGGATACTAGCTTTTTAGGTTAAAATACACTATGGTATAGAATTGGTAATTTGGTAGACTAAGTGTAATTaagtcaaaccttaaacattgagggtaataaggtttcctatgtggtataggaatgtaaaaattccaaaTTAAAAactagccagatttacaagtggtaattgaaaaatagccacaatttcaaaaataatcaaaatttagccacttttcatgtaaagataaatttgaacgaaaatactgttcaaaattcgaaaaagattccagcataatatactggagttccatcataatatactggacttccagcataatatactggagttccagtataatatattggtccagcataatatgctggaagttcatatataagtgctccaatctccagtatattatgctggaacttttcatgtgttggagtttcagcataagttgctagaagttcatacacaggtgcaccaatatctagtatattatgctggaactttccgtgttgcagcaaaatagtggctatttttaatgactttgcaaatgttggctatttttcaattaccagtccaaaTATTGGCTAGTCTATGCTATTTTCACCTTACGTCTCTAATATGTAAGGACTACTTAAGCCCaacaaaaaaggagaagaaagaaaatagaaagtaaaaagaaaaaacttaTATCCAAGGAaggaaaaattattattataaatCTCTAAAAGCTCTTTATAGTTCTCCTCAAATCTCCACACATTAAAATAAGCTAGTAATACCCATATTTATAATGATATGAAACCTATTTGAACTAGAAATATGAAAACCGATTCCTATATAATTCTGACTACAAATCTTATGTAGAGATAAATTAAATAAACTAACAAATATCAAATCTAAATAATTAAGGTTTTCTAttataactttgaattagttttctAACACCACTATATACTGTATACTATTAACGCAATTCAATCTGTTATAGTTACTGCCTATTCACTCGATTGTTGAACTTGAATAAAGAGTGCATATATCCAAATAGCTCTAATAGCTCTCCCAACAGCTCTATacgtgtaacgacccggtcggtcgttttaagAGTATTAGCCTTGATCCCCTATCTAGTATttcctctatttcattttatgcttatgtgacttgccgggagaatttatttttggtttcgaagagaaatgggacacttagtcccaaaataaaagcCTAAGTTATAGgaatttgaccgtagttggaattgtatgaagacgactccgaaatggagttttgatagttccgttagctccgttgggtgattttaaacttaggagcgagtccgaattgtgatttggaggtccgtagttaactaggcttgaaatggcgaaagttggatttttgggatgtttgatcgagagtggactttttcatatcggagtcggattggagttatgaaagttgaggttagtccgtaatgtcaattatgacttataTTCAAATTttgggatcaatcggacgtgatttgataggtttcagcatcggttgtaaaagtttaaagttcattaagcttaaattggggtTCGAGTCGTGTTCTTTAGAATTGTTGACATGTTTGAGGATTCCACTAAGTTCgtttgatattttaggacttgttggtaggtttggttgaggtcctgggggcctcgatagatttcggatggttaacagattaaAAATTGGACTTAGAAGGTTGCTGAAATTTTCTGGTATTTGtgatctggtttccttatacgcgatcgcgtaggatgGTCCGTGGTCGTGTAGGCTAAGCTCTTCGCATTTGCAGGTAGGAGTATGCGAACACGTAATTGTGTGAAgtggtgcttcgcgaacacgtggcgaaggtcgcgttcgcatagtgtttATGAGGCAGAAGCTGGGCCACACgctttgttcatcgcgaacgcgtagggtcgttcgcgatcgcgtaagtctgagggccagtgcctcgcgttcgcgtggaGTTTTCTACATTTGCGTAAGATTAATTTCTAGGCATCTGAgctgtgcttcgcgatcatgGGTCTATTTTCGCGATCGCAATTAAGGAATACCTAGACATATTTAAAcatttcaaaattgagggtttgcctttttcttcataatttgagatagagagctcggattggggcgagattttgagggattttcagagaaaacatttgggtaaggattctacACTCATTTTTGATTAATATTCACTAATTCATcgttaatttcatcatctaattaaggatttgggttgagaaatttgagaaaaaagatGGAagattcttaggccgaattttgggattttaatcaaggttttggtatcggatttgtataattttggtatgggtgaaatcatgattgaatgagtgttcgtattttgtgacttttacccgattttgagatgtGGATCGGGATCAactttttggggcaatttttcaatTGCTTGTTAAATTCATGATTTCATTACTTAGATTAGTTtcatatagttatatttatagtatgtaatttcTTTTGGATAGATTTTGGCCATTCATATTCAAAAGGTCTAGGAAAGAgcattcttattgactgattgagcttggttcgaggtaagtgacttgtctaaccttgtatgggagAAATACCTCtaagatttggtattgttgtaataatttgtgatatgtgagggccgtgtacgcgaggtgacgaagGCTAATTGTTGAGAAATTTAGTTTTTACTGAATAGTAACCTGTTATATCTTAACTGAGTTATCCgagcatgtgtagttatcatgtttagcctaatatccCAGATCTACGTGTCTTAAATACTTATTTGAAATCTTTGTAGCATGCCTAGTTGAATTTCCCGTTTCCCTTGATTTTTGTATTTAGTCTTTAACGGTAGGATTTTTGTTGTGAATTCGTTGTTCCATCGGTTGCGAGCTGTGtgttacttttgggactacgaggtggtgcctCGGGATATCCCTtgttacatatttacttttgggactacgaggcgatacctcgggagattccctattgcatatttacttttgggactactagGCGGTACCTCAAGAGATCccttgttgcatatttacttttgggactacgttGCAGCACCTCAGGAGCTCCCTTGTTGAGTATTTACtgttgggactacgaggtggtacctcaggagtgcccttGTTGTTTACCCCTATTTGCTGTGTATTTTGCTCTTTCTGTATTTCTCATTGTTAAATTCTCAGTCTTCCATTATATTACTATATCTTCTGCCttaattattatattccagtagggcctcgatctgacctcgttactactctactcAGGTTGAGTTTGGCACTTACTAaataccattgtggtgtactcatgctactcttctacacatgttttgtgtgcagacccaggtaccTCATACCCGCCCTGCTATTAGGAGAGAGTACGTACTGCTGCtagggagacttcaaggtatatctgccagtgtctgcagacctcggagtccctctctatctttttatgtcgttcttctttgtttttcctAGACGTTGATATATAGAGACAATTAGAATATTCCTTAGAGCTCGTAACTTGTGACTATCGGGTTTTGAGAGTCATTTATACTCGAGTTGTTGGGTTACTTGTATATGCTGAACGACAGTTTTCCAgctttatttatatatatacctatTGTTGCTAATGTTTAGCCgttatttatgttattatttcagttattccgcaactgttaggcttacctagtcttagagaccgAGTGCCGTCACGATATCTTACGaagggagatttgggtcgtgacaagttggtatcagagctctaggtttataggtgttTTGAGTCACatgcaggtttagtagagtctcgcgaatcggtatagagacgtatgtacttatcttcgggaggctacagaattgttaggaaaatttcacttctttgattccttgtcgtgcgaaattgttgacttcggGATTTTAATCtcctatcttctattctctcacagatggtgaggacacgtacagccggatcagatgaccagacacccaTATCCCTTATTggagccgcgagaggtcggggccgaggatgtccacgtggtgcagccagatcACCCGCATGAGCTGATACAAAGGAGACACTAGTAGCTCCAATTGGAGCGTATGCACTTGAGATGCCTATTACTGcaccagctctccaggagacctttgtccagtttttgagcatgtttggcactttggCTCAGGGTTTATCCCACTTTCTCCTGCCatatcttaggccgggggaggagcacagactcctgccgcccgcacCCTAGAGCAGTGGGTTCAGGTCGACTAGGTTCCAAAGGTCATACTAGTGCAGCTGGTAGCCCCAGTTTGGCCCGAGGGTAAGGCAATAGTTTCTGAGAAGGAGCAACTCAGGCTCGATCGGTACAAAAAGTACCAT is a genomic window containing:
- the LOC107796839 gene encoding cationic peroxidase 1-like gives rise to the protein MVSRSFFFLHVLILFSLAVMAFSDLSDDFYEDVCPKALPTIKRVVEDAIRKERRMGASLLRLHFHDCFVNGCDASVLLDQTATIDSEKTARANNNSARGFEVIDKIKSEVDKVCGRPVVSCADILAVAARDSVVALHGPTWEVKLGRRDSTTASRTTANNDIPSPFMDLPALINNFKKQGLDKEDLVALSGGHTLGFAQCFTFRNRIYNETNNIDSTFARQRQANCPRSGGDSNLASLDPTPALFDSKYFSNLVSKKGLLHSDQALFSGGKTDDLVKKYSKNLRTFSKDFAKSMIKMGNIKPLTGRKGQIRVNCRKVN